A single region of the Candidatus Protochlamydia amoebophila UWE25 genome encodes:
- a CDS encoding ArnT family glycosyltransferase — protein sequence MSLHTYYFKRLIWVLIAKTCFIVGFIIWGGVGLGPDEAQYWTWSQKLDWGYYSKPPGVAWQIWLGTQLWGQTELGIRFFSLIWSFLQTYLVFVLALEAGLKPRTAFWSGIVMAFSPIGLLGSFLAITDGGCLIFWTLACIIVVRALRKNLSPSPFLVGLCLMAGALFKWPIYFFWVFFLISQYLWFPQLSLTRLVSGICVSLMGLLPSFWWNISHDWATFRHVFSTLQGGHGATGGNFFEFLVIQALLISPILFGLLLYSWFYQAKKMKPMPLIHTSFKKTLLFCGGLSLICLACALGLSLFQKIQGNWIVFAYPTAIVWLAGFACEGSRHEKWLKLGVATAGCLVLSLFSFPLFYQSQWRPIFMTYKWNPFKHNMGWDQLEQSLLEAKYNPLTDFLVSDKYQTTSILSFYGPLQQRAYFLNLHHARQNQFSYWPSMVDDYAGKTGYFIWMENQPYLERDWKKKLDFYQNELKNYFKHVELMGLFPLLYENQKVVKGVFIFRCTDCKSNPLPSTQIF from the coding sequence ATGTCCCTTCATACCTATTATTTTAAACGCTTAATCTGGGTTTTAATTGCAAAAACCTGCTTCATCGTCGGATTTATTATTTGGGGTGGGGTGGGATTGGGACCTGACGAAGCTCAATATTGGACTTGGAGCCAAAAGCTTGATTGGGGTTACTACAGTAAACCCCCTGGCGTTGCTTGGCAAATTTGGTTAGGGACACAGTTGTGGGGGCAAACAGAATTAGGAATTCGTTTTTTTTCTTTAATATGGTCATTTTTACAGACTTATTTAGTATTTGTTTTAGCGTTAGAAGCTGGATTAAAGCCTAGAACAGCCTTTTGGAGTGGAATTGTCATGGCTTTTTCTCCTATCGGTTTGTTAGGATCTTTTCTTGCCATTACGGATGGAGGGTGCTTAATTTTTTGGACATTAGCATGCATAATTGTTGTGAGAGCTTTGCGGAAAAATCTTAGCCCTTCTCCTTTTTTGGTTGGTTTATGTTTAATGGCTGGAGCTTTATTTAAATGGCCCATCTATTTTTTTTGGGTATTTTTTCTCATCAGTCAATATCTTTGGTTTCCTCAACTTTCTTTGACAAGGCTTGTAAGTGGGATTTGTGTTTCTCTAATGGGTCTTTTACCAAGTTTTTGGTGGAATATTTCTCATGATTGGGCAACCTTCCGTCATGTTTTCTCTACTCTTCAAGGTGGGCATGGTGCAACAGGCGGGAATTTTTTTGAATTCTTAGTGATTCAAGCTCTGTTAATCTCACCAATTTTGTTTGGATTGTTACTTTATAGTTGGTTTTATCAAGCAAAAAAAATGAAGCCTATGCCTCTTATCCACACAAGTTTTAAAAAAACTCTGTTATTTTGTGGAGGACTTTCATTAATATGCTTAGCGTGTGCTTTAGGCCTGTCACTTTTTCAAAAAATTCAGGGAAATTGGATTGTTTTTGCGTATCCGACAGCAATTGTTTGGTTAGCAGGTTTTGCTTGCGAAGGAAGTCGCCACGAGAAATGGTTGAAATTAGGAGTAGCTACTGCAGGATGCTTAGTTTTGTCTCTTTTTTCTTTTCCACTGTTTTACCAATCTCAATGGCGGCCTATTTTTATGACGTATAAGTGGAACCCTTTCAAACACAATATGGGTTGGGACCAGTTAGAACAATCATTATTAGAAGCCAAATATAACCCTTTAACCGACTTTTTAGTTAGCGATAAATATCAGACAACCAGCATCTTAAGTTTTTATGGCCCTCTGCAACAAAGAGCCTATTTTCTTAACCTTCATCATGCTCGTCAAAATCAGTTTTCGTATTGGCCAAGCATGGTGGATGACTATGCAGGAAAAACTGGTTACTTCATCTGGATGGAGAACCAACCTTATTTAGAGCGTGATTGGAAAAAAAAGTTAGACTTTTATCAAAATGAATTAAAAAACTATTTCAAGCATGTAGAACTTATGGGTCTTTTTCCCCTTCTTTATGAGAATCAAAAAGTTGTGAAAGGTGTTTTTATTTTTAGATGCACTGACTGTAAATCAAACCCTCTTCCCTCAACACAAATTTTTTAA
- a CDS encoding TatD family hydrolase — MDRMSYSLSFIDSHAHLTSSPVYEQIDVLLERAQKEHVHQIVNICTDPESLKKGIELSKKYPWIFQTAATPPNNVQKEGEAAFETIADYARKGYLKAIGETGLDYYYDYSSKEIQKDFFHRYLHLALECRLPVVIHCREAFADFFEIIDAEYRIDCRHAPGVLHCFTGTIAEAEEVIKRGWMLSLSGIVTFKKSFELQQVAKEVPLSQLLIETDTPYLAPQKYRGHPNEPSYIIETARLIASLKGISLEEVAHATSENARYLFRI, encoded by the coding sequence ATGGATAGAATGAGCTATTCTCTTTCATTTATTGACTCTCACGCCCATTTAACAAGTTCTCCTGTTTACGAACAAATCGATGTTCTTTTGGAAAGAGCGCAAAAAGAGCACGTTCATCAAATAGTCAATATTTGTACTGATCCCGAGTCGTTAAAAAAAGGGATAGAACTTTCCAAAAAATATCCTTGGATTTTCCAAACGGCTGCAACCCCTCCCAATAATGTACAAAAAGAAGGTGAAGCAGCATTTGAAACGATTGCAGATTATGCTCGTAAAGGTTATTTAAAAGCGATTGGAGAAACAGGATTAGATTATTATTATGATTACTCTTCAAAAGAGATTCAAAAAGACTTCTTCCATCGTTATTTGCATTTAGCTCTTGAATGTCGATTACCTGTAGTCATTCATTGTCGAGAGGCTTTTGCAGATTTTTTTGAAATTATTGACGCAGAATATCGAATTGACTGTCGTCATGCTCCAGGTGTTTTACACTGTTTCACAGGAACAATTGCAGAAGCTGAAGAGGTCATTAAAAGAGGGTGGATGCTCTCTCTAAGTGGGATTGTCACTTTTAAAAAAAGTTTTGAGTTGCAGCAAGTTGCAAAAGAAGTTCCTCTGTCCCAATTATTGATTGAAACAGATACGCCATATCTAGCCCCTCAAAAATATCGGGGCCACCCCAATGAGCCTTCTTATATCATAGAGACAGCTCGTTTGATTGCATCTTTAAAAGGTATTTCTCTAGAGGAAGTGGCACATGCGACTTCTGAAAATGCACGTTATTTATTTCGAATTTAA
- a CDS encoding AURKAIP1/COX24 domain-containing protein: MSSVKKKRKYKIAKHKRKKRSRRDRHKGR; this comes from the coding sequence ATGTCTTCTGTTAAAAAGAAGCGCAAATACAAAATTGCGAAACACAAGCGTAAGAAGCGTAGCCGGCGTGATCGGCACAAAGGAAGATAG
- the sdhB gene encoding succinate dehydrogenase iron-sulfur subunit, whose protein sequence is MVRTYILKIYRGEPGSQYWEEFELALIPYANVISSLMEIQRNPINIKGEKVKPVVWESGCLEEVCGSCSMLINAYPRQACTALIEPILNETKNLIITLAPLTKFPLVRDLIVDRSRMFENLKKVHAWIDVDGTYQQGPGPNIGPEKQKVMYSLATCMTCGCCSEACPQVNMHSPFIGPAAISQVRLFNANPIGKTQKEKRLRPLMQEGGVNDCGNNQNCVRVCPKDIPLTDSIATISRDVTKQAIEDLFSFPDRQD, encoded by the coding sequence ATGGTTCGAACATACATTTTAAAAATATATCGGGGAGAACCGGGATCTCAATATTGGGAAGAATTTGAACTTGCTTTAATTCCTTATGCGAATGTGATTTCTTCATTAATGGAAATCCAACGCAACCCTATCAATATTAAAGGGGAAAAAGTCAAACCTGTCGTATGGGAGTCAGGTTGTTTAGAAGAAGTTTGCGGGTCTTGTTCAATGCTTATCAATGCTTATCCTCGGCAAGCTTGCACAGCTCTTATTGAACCAATTTTGAATGAAACAAAGAATTTGATTATTACTTTAGCGCCTCTGACCAAATTTCCTTTAGTGAGAGATTTGATTGTAGATCGTAGTCGCATGTTTGAAAATTTAAAAAAAGTGCATGCATGGATTGATGTCGACGGAACCTACCAGCAAGGTCCAGGACCAAATATTGGTCCAGAAAAGCAAAAAGTGATGTATTCTTTAGCAACCTGCATGACTTGCGGCTGTTGCTCCGAAGCCTGTCCTCAAGTTAACATGCATTCTCCGTTTATAGGCCCTGCGGCAATTTCGCAAGTCCGCTTATTTAATGCAAACCCGATTGGAAAAACGCAAAAAGAAAAGCGTTTAAGGCCTTTGATGCAGGAAGGGGGAGTGAATGATTGTGGAAATAATCAAAACTGCGTGAGGGTTTGTCCAAAAGACATTCCCTTAACAGATTCTATTGCAACAATTAGTCGCGATGTCACAAAACAAGCAATTGAAGATCTTTTTAGTTTTCCTGATAGACAAGACTAA
- a CDS encoding succinate dehydrogenase has translation MTYTYQSPPIPKAFIWRRAHSLTGLWLVLFLIEHLLTNSQAALFIGDDGSGFVAAVNWIKGLPYLPLIEIILLGLPLLIHGFWGIHYLFQAKYNTQPSDGSQPSLPGHFRNHAYTWQRITSWILLFGIVAHVIHMRFLEYPVTAQLDTQHYYLVRLEKDNGLYTLSKRLGFDLYSQSQIQEIKQTIFSHLGPLVALEETPEQLIAAQKNREEKAWVEAFESLHINANQLVAASKTFGIAELLIVRDTFKKPIMIFLYSGLVIAACFHAFNGLWTFMITWGISLTARSQNFMRKMATLLMIMIAFLGFAAIWGTYWFNLSH, from the coding sequence ATGACTTATACTTATCAATCTCCTCCTATTCCTAAAGCTTTTATTTGGCGAAGAGCTCATTCTTTAACAGGTCTTTGGTTAGTTTTATTTTTGATCGAACATTTACTAACTAATTCTCAAGCGGCGCTTTTTATTGGAGATGATGGAAGTGGCTTTGTAGCGGCAGTCAACTGGATAAAAGGATTACCTTATTTACCTTTGATTGAAATCATTTTATTAGGATTACCACTTTTAATTCATGGATTTTGGGGCATTCATTATTTATTTCAGGCAAAATACAATACTCAGCCTTCTGATGGATCGCAACCTTCTCTTCCAGGGCATTTTCGCAATCATGCCTATACATGGCAAAGAATTACTTCGTGGATTTTATTGTTTGGAATTGTGGCTCATGTCATTCATATGCGTTTTTTAGAATATCCAGTAACTGCTCAATTGGACACTCAACATTATTATCTCGTTCGCTTGGAAAAAGATAATGGTTTGTACACCCTTTCTAAAAGACTAGGATTTGATCTCTACTCTCAATCGCAAATTCAAGAGATAAAACAAACTATTTTCTCCCATTTAGGTCCTTTAGTTGCTTTGGAAGAAACTCCTGAGCAATTAATTGCAGCTCAGAAAAATCGCGAAGAAAAAGCTTGGGTAGAGGCTTTTGAAAGTTTACATATAAACGCAAATCAGTTAGTGGCCGCATCAAAAACTTTTGGTATCGCTGAATTATTAATTGTAAGAGATACTTTCAAAAAACCAATCATGATTTTTTTGTATTCTGGTCTTGTGATTGCTGCTTGTTTTCACGCTTTTAATGGACTTTGGACATTTATGATCACCTGGGGGATTTCTTTGACTGCTAGATCTCAAAATTTTATGAGGAAAATGGCTACTTTACTGATGATCATGATTGCTTTTTTGGGGTTTGCGGCGATTTGGGGCACATATTGGTTTAATCTCTCACATTAA
- the sdhA gene encoding succinate dehydrogenase flavoprotein subunit, whose protein sequence is MSKAKEVIVVGGGLSGLSTAMKLAENGCNVKIVSVTKVKRSHSVCAQGGINAAMNLKGEDDSPLIHAYDTIKGGDFLANQPPVLEMCLAAPAIIQMMARFGCPFNRTSEGNLDFRRFGGTLYNRTAFCGASTGQQLLYALDEQVRKYEVMGRVEKFESHEFMRLILDEQGLARGIVMMDLFNMKLDVLKADAVVIATGGIGMIFKKSTNSTFCTGAANGRLFKQGMIYANGEFIQIHPTAIPGHDKLRLMSESARGEGGRIWVYGDSSKQIKKADGTEIPCGKTGEPWYFLEELYPAFGNLVPRDIGAREVLRICEMGLGINGEMQVYLDVSHLSDEKKQKLKAILEIYQKFTGDDPKKVPMRIFPAMHYTMGGAWVDWPAADDHDRFDRFRQMTNLHGCFNVGESDYQYHGANRLGANALLSCIFSGLVAGQEVPRYLDQLTHSYRETPSSVFESALNAEQDIKKDLLSRKGIENIHRLHDELSDWMLTNVTVKRNNADLLKTLNKLKELRERYQHISLDDRTQFANQTYAVANQFGPMLEIAMVITKGALLRNEFRGAHYKPEFPERNDKEWLKTTLATYQVDEPRIEYAEVDLRHLQPIQRDYTQAKKIKPKLENIPANLILPI, encoded by the coding sequence ATGTCTAAAGCTAAAGAAGTAATCGTGGTTGGAGGGGGATTATCAGGGCTTTCTACGGCTATGAAACTCGCAGAAAATGGTTGCAATGTCAAAATCGTCTCAGTCACAAAAGTGAAACGCTCTCATTCTGTATGTGCTCAAGGAGGAATTAACGCAGCGATGAATTTAAAAGGAGAAGATGATTCTCCTTTGATTCATGCCTATGACACGATTAAAGGAGGTGACTTTTTAGCTAACCAACCTCCTGTTTTAGAAATGTGTTTAGCAGCTCCAGCAATTATTCAGATGATGGCACGGTTTGGGTGTCCTTTCAATCGAACTTCGGAAGGAAATTTAGATTTTAGACGCTTTGGAGGCACGCTTTATAATCGAACCGCTTTTTGTGGTGCTTCTACTGGACAGCAGCTGCTTTATGCTCTAGATGAGCAAGTTAGAAAATACGAAGTGATGGGGAGAGTTGAAAAATTTGAATCTCATGAATTTATGCGTCTGATCTTAGATGAACAAGGACTCGCTAGAGGTATTGTCATGATGGATCTTTTTAACATGAAGTTAGATGTGCTAAAAGCCGATGCTGTTGTGATAGCAACGGGAGGAATTGGAATGATTTTTAAAAAATCGACAAATTCCACGTTTTGTACTGGAGCTGCTAATGGTCGTTTATTTAAACAAGGCATGATTTATGCGAATGGAGAATTTATCCAAATTCATCCAACAGCTATTCCGGGGCATGATAAACTCCGATTAATGTCAGAATCTGCCCGTGGGGAAGGAGGACGCATTTGGGTTTATGGAGATTCTTCTAAACAGATAAAAAAAGCGGATGGAACTGAAATTCCATGTGGAAAAACAGGAGAGCCTTGGTATTTTCTTGAAGAGTTATATCCAGCATTTGGAAATTTGGTTCCCCGCGATATTGGTGCAAGAGAAGTTTTACGTATTTGCGAAATGGGATTAGGGATCAATGGGGAAATGCAGGTTTATCTCGACGTATCCCATCTATCGGATGAGAAAAAACAAAAGCTTAAAGCGATTTTGGAAATTTATCAAAAATTTACTGGTGATGATCCAAAAAAGGTTCCTATGCGAATTTTCCCTGCTATGCATTATACAATGGGGGGGGCGTGGGTTGATTGGCCAGCTGCGGATGATCACGATCGGTTTGATCGTTTTAGACAAATGACTAATTTACATGGATGTTTTAATGTTGGCGAATCAGATTACCAATATCATGGAGCTAATCGATTAGGAGCCAACGCGCTACTCTCTTGTATTTTCAGTGGGCTTGTTGCCGGGCAAGAAGTACCTAGATATTTAGATCAATTAACCCATTCTTATCGAGAAACTCCATCTTCAGTTTTTGAATCAGCTTTAAATGCCGAACAAGACATAAAAAAAGATTTATTATCGAGGAAGGGTATTGAAAATATTCATCGTTTACATGACGAATTATCTGATTGGATGCTTACAAATGTAACAGTTAAACGAAATAATGCCGACCTACTAAAAACCCTTAATAAATTGAAGGAACTGAGAGAGCGATATCAACACATTTCGCTAGATGATCGAACGCAATTTGCTAATCAAACATATGCTGTCGCCAATCAGTTTGGGCCTATGCTCGAGATTGCTATGGTAATTACTAAAGGTGCTCTTTTACGGAATGAATTTAGAGGAGCTCACTATAAACCAGAGTTTCCAGAGCGAAATGATAAAGAGTGGTTAAAAACAACTTTAGCAACTTATCAGGTAGATGAACCGCGCATTGAATATGCAGAAGTAGATTTACGCCATCTCCAACCTATTCAAAGAGATTATACACAGGCTAAAAAAATTAAACCCAAATTAGAAAATATCCCTGCCAATCTTATTTTACCTATTTAA